A region of Corvus cornix cornix isolate S_Up_H32 chromosome 3, ASM73873v5, whole genome shotgun sequence DNA encodes the following proteins:
- the RAB3GAP2 gene encoding rab3 GTPase-activating protein non-catalytic subunit isoform X6, whose product MDLEHKCEGRKERLQLPAPGHRAALEAGRSTSWEDGGWGAWDEAELQEPEEEESNSKSQRNYWLQDCVLSLSPTNDLMVIANEQKAVFLVPKWKHSDKGKEEMQYAVGWSGSLNVEEGECVSSVLCIPLASQKRSSTGRPDWTCIVVGFTSGYVRFYTESGVLLLAQLLNEDPVLQLKCRTYEIPRHPGVTEQNEELSILYPAAIVTIDGFSLFQSLRACRNQVARAAASGNENVQPPPLAYKKWGLQDVDTIVDHASIGIMTLCPFDQMKTASNIGGYNAAIKNSPPAMSQYVTVGANPFTGFFFALEGSSQPLLSHVALAVASKLTSALFNAASGWLGWKSKHEEEPVQKQKPKVEPATPLAVRFGLPDSRRHGERICLSPCNTLAAVTDEFGRVILLDVTRGLAVRMWKGYRDAEVGWIQTVEDLQERETEKMDSSPFGNAQGPSRVAQFLVIYAPRRGILEVWSTQQGPRVGAFNVGKYCRLLYPGYKIMGLNNVTSQGWQPQTYQICLVDPVSGSVKTVHVPFHLALSDKKSERAKDMHLVKKLNALLKAKTSDPDLIEAEAKELILDIKYPATKKQALESILTSERVPLSSLTNITQTLMDNLKKQELECVDEGLLQFCANKLKLLHLYELVSKLNSQSIQKETPPSDNDLAKLLHLEEKDFHRLETLLENYKKENTPTTAQLTDEKDDVLSVKMFLEYLEYEKDVITVKNMEDGEYVALGSFFFWKCLCGESSTEEMCHALESAGFSPQTLLSLLLNLWLSKEKDILDKPDSVSCLHSMLSLLSKMKVAIDESWDTQSVSPWWQQMRTACVLSENNAAALLSAHVGHSVTAQIIDSVTEKKFSQIIVGSDTESWEALSLDTEYWKLLLKQLEDCLILQTLLHSKVTKRTKRVSSLQTEPLGRLSVKKLLEAGKGGIADTVAKWVFKQGFSPIILNVAQYKNNTDSTEESVETHNNIFLQEPETATGLERILELLQVAYQQFPCSLEVDVLHAHCSWECVVQWNKDPEEACFLNRSIDHLKCIINAHIQHGIALMMWNTFIVKRLSSATYLMDKVGKAPKDRLCRRDVGMSDAAMTAFLGCCSELLQTLLELWQADVSSDEMQAPVLDTEDAWVSVEGPVSIVELALEQKRIHYPLVEHQFVLCTVLYAIMRLSLKGVKPLSLFDSKGKNAFFKDLTSIQLLPSGDMDPNMLSIRQQFLLKVVSAAVQTLCSSQKDKEVSEEEYFPFEKGKNWPTLAADLAQYLQISEDLVRRHYVCELYSYGMDHLGEEAFLQVADKEVLASQLLILAGQRLAFALLHGQIKEGTELLTRLPPTLCTWLKAMDPQEVQNVEVPIATTAKLVSKVIEHLPENHGQYSLALNLIEAVEAIPD is encoded by the exons gaagaagaggaatCTAATTCCAAGAGCCAGAGGAATTACTGGCTTCAGGACTGTGTGTTGTCCTTGTCACCAACCAATGACCTGATGGTAATAGCTAATGAACAGAAAGCTGTCTTTTTAGTGC CTAAATGGAAGCACAGTgacaagggaaaggaggaaatgcAATATGCTGTTGGCTGGAGTGGCTCTCTGAATGTTGAAGAAGG tGAATGTGTTAGTAGCGTATTGTGTATTCCATTGGCGAGTCAGAAGAG GAGCTCCACAGGCCGCCCTGACTGGACGTGTATCGTGGTTGGCTTCACCTCTGGCTACGTTCGGTTTTACACTGAG AGTGGAGTACTGCTTCTTGCGCAGCTTTTGAATGAAGATCCTGTCCTCCAGCTAAAGTGCAGAACCTATGAGATTCCCAGGCATCCTGGTGTCACAGAACAG aatgaAGAACTAAGTATCTTGTACCCAGCAGCAATTGTGACAATTGATGGCTTCAGCCTCTTCCAGTCCCTTCGTGCGTGTCGCAATCAGGTAGCAAGAG CTGCAGCATCTGGCAATGAGAATGTTCAGCCTCCACCATTAGCTTATAAGAAATGGGGTTTACAAGATGTGGATACGATTGTTGACCATGCTAGTATTG GCATCATGACACTGTGTCCTTTTGATCAAATGAAGACTGCCTCCAATATAGGAGGATATAATGCAGCTATAAAAAACAGTCCACCTGCCATGTCCCAGTATGTTACTGTTGGAGCCAATCCTTTCACTGGGTTCTTTTTTGCCCTGGAG GGTAGCTCACAGCCACTGTTGTCTCACGTTGCCTTAGCCGTTGCAAGCAAACTGACTTCAGCATTATTTAATGCTGCCag TGGCTGGCTTGGTTGGAAGAGTAAGCATGAAGAAGAACCTGtccaaaagcaaaaaccaaaagtGGAACCTGCAACTCCATTGGCAGTGAG gTTTGGACTTCCCGACTCCCGTCGCCATGGTGAAAGGATATGTCTTTCTCCATGTAACACTTTAGCAGCAGTAACAGATGAATTTGGAAGGGTAATTTTGCTGGATGTTACAAGAGGACTTGCAGTTCGCATGTGGAAAG GATACCGTGATGCAGAAGTTGGTTGGATACAGACTGTAGAGGACCTTCAGGAGAGGGAAACTGAGAAGATGGATTCTTCTCCTTTTGGAAATGCACAGGGTCCAAGCAGGGTAGCTCAGTTCCTTGTGATCTATGCTCCAAGAAGAGGTATTCTGGAAGTGTGGAGTACACAGCAAGGGCCTCGGGTTGGAGCCTTCAATGTGGGGAAATACTGTAG GTTGTTGTATCCTGGTTATAAAATAATGGGTCTAAACAATGTGACCAGTCAGGGATGGCAGCCCCAGACTTACCAGATCTGCCTTGTTGATCCAGTCTCTGGGAGTGTAAAAACTGTCCATGTACCTTTCCATTTAGCACTGAG tgatAAAAAGAGTGAACGAGCAAAGGATATGCATCTAGTGAAGAAGTTAAATGCTTTACTCAAAGCTAAAACCTCAGATCCAG ATCTAATTGAAGCTGAAGCAAAGGAATTAATACTTGATATCAAATACCCTGCTACAAAAAAACAG GCTTTGGAAAGTATACTGACAAGTGAACGTGTGCCACTTTCATCTCTCACAAACATCACTCAGACATTAAtggataatttaaaaaaacagg agctggagTGTGTGGATGAAGGactgctgcagttctgtgcaAACAAGTTAAAGCTGTTACATCTTTATGAACTGGTTAGCAAACTAAATTCCCAAAGCATACAGAAAGAGACTCCACCTTCAGATAAT gACTTAGCTAAACTGCTTCATcttgaagaaaaagattttcatAGGCTTGAAACTTTACTGGAGAactacaagaaagaaaatactccaACTACCGCTCAGTTGACTGATGAGAAGGACGATGTGTTGTCTGTGAAAATGTTCTTGGAATATCTGGAATATGAAAAGGATGTGATTACTGTAAAAAATATGGAAGATGGAGAATATGTGGCTTTAG gcagctttttcttctggaagtgTTTGTGTGGGGAGAGTTCCACAGAGGAAATGTGTCATGCTCTGGAATCAGCAGGTTTTAGCCCACAAACCTTGTTG TCACTCCTTCTCAATTTATGGCTTTCCAAGGAAAAGGATATTCTAGACAAACCAGATTCTGTCAGTTGCCTTCACTCTATGCTGTCACTTCTGAGCAAAATGAAAG TCGCTATAGACGAGTCCTGGGACACGCAGTCGGTGTCCCCCTGGTGGCAGCAGATGCGCACGGCCTGCGTTCTGTCGGAAAACAACGCGGCTGCCCTGCTGTCCGCTCACGTGGGACACTCTGTAACTGCACAGATCATCGACAGCGTGACGGAGAAAAAG TTTTCCCAAATAATTGTAGGTTCAGACACGGAATCCTGGGAAGCACTTTCCCTTGATACTGAATATTGGAAACTTCTGCTGAAACAGTTAGAGGATTGCCTGATACTTCAAACACTACTGCACAGCAAAGTGAccaaaaggacaaaaagagTATCATCCCTCCAGACTGAGCCTTTGGGCAGACTGTCTGTTAAGAAATTACTTGAAGCTGGAAAag GAGGTATTGCTGACACTGTAGCGAAGTGGGTTTTTAAGCAAGGCTTCAGTCCTATTATACTGAATGTGGCCCAGTACAAAAACAATACAGATAGTACTGAAGAATCTGTAGAAACGCATAATAATATCTTTCTTCAGGAGCCAGAAACAGCTACAGGCTTGGAAAGAATCCTAG agCTGCTGCAGGTAGCATATCAACAATTTCCATGTAGTCTTGAAGTGGATGTACTCCATGCACATTGCTCTTGGGAATGTGTAGTGCAGTGGAATAAGGACCCAGAG gaAGCATGTTTTCTCAATAGGTCTATAGATCATCTAAAATGCATCATTAATGCTCACATTCAGCATG GTATTGCTCTGATGATGTGGAATACATTCATAGTAAAAAGGCTTTCTTCTGCTACATATCTTATGGACAAG GTTGGAAAAGCTCCAAAGGACAGATTATGCAGACGG GATGTAGGGATGAGTGATGCAGCAATGACAGCTTTTCTTGGCTGCTGTTCAGAACTTCTGCAAACTTTGCTAGAg CTGTGGCAGGCAGATGTGAGCAGTGATGAAATGCAGGCCCCTGTGCTGGACACTGAGGACGCCTGGGTGTCGGTGGAGGGCCCGGTGTCCATTGTGGAGCTGGCCCTGGAGCAGAAGCGCATCCACTACCCGCTGGTGGAGCACCAGTTCGTGCTGTGCACTGTCCTCTATGCCATCATGAGGCTCTCCTTGAAGGGTGTGAAGCCACTGTCACTGTTTGACAGCAAG ggcaaaaatgcatttttcaaagacCTTACATCAATTCAGCTGCTGCCTAGTGGGGATATGGATCCAAACATGTTATCCATACGACAGCAG TTCTTGCTCAAAGTCGTGAGTGCGGCGGTTCAAACACTGTGTTCATCACAGAAGGACAAAGAGGTCTCAGAAGAGgagtattttccttttgaaaagggGAAGAATTGGCCAACTTTGGCTGCGGACCTGGCTCAATATCTTCAGATCTCTGAGGATCTGGTCAGAAGGCATTATGTCTGTGAACTGTACAGTTATGGGATGGATCATCTTGGTGAAGAG gcCTTCCTGCAGGTGGCTGACAAAGAAGTGCTGGCATCCCAGCTGCTCATCCTGGCTGGGCAGAGGCTGGCCTTCGCCCTGCTCCATGGACAGATCAAGGAGGGCACGGAGCTCCTCACCAGGCTTCCTCCAACACTGTGCACTTGGCTCAAAGCTATG GACCCCCAGGAAGTTCAGAATGTGGAAGTGCCAATTGCAACGACCGCCAAGCTGGTGAGCAAAGTGATCGAGCACCTGCCCGAGAACCACGGGCAGTACAGCCTGGCCCTCAACCTCATCGAGGCCGTCGAGGCCATCCCAGACTGA
- the RAB3GAP2 gene encoding rab3 GTPase-activating protein non-catalytic subunit isoform X1, producing MSCALVPFGHFQDLELARDFLCPHRRQGSAAAGKESAGRSTSWEDGGWGAWDEAELQEPEEEESNSKSQRNYWLQDCVLSLSPTNDLMVIANEQKAVFLVPKWKHSDKGKEEMQYAVGWSGSLNVEEGECVSSVLCIPLASQKRSSTGRPDWTCIVVGFTSGYVRFYTESGVLLLAQLLNEDPVLQLKCRTYEIPRHPGVTEQNEELSILYPAAIVTIDGFSLFQSLRACRNQVARAAASGNENVQPPPLAYKKWGLQDVDTIVDHASIGIMTLCPFDQMKTASNIGGYNAAIKNSPPAMSQYVTVGANPFTGFFFALEGSSQPLLSHVALAVASKLTSALFNAASGWLGWKSKHEEEPVQKQKPKVEPATPLAVRFGLPDSRRHGERICLSPCNTLAAVTDEFGRVILLDVTRGLAVRMWKGYRDAEVGWIQTVEDLQERETEKMDSSPFGNAQGPSRVAQFLVIYAPRRGILEVWSTQQGPRVGAFNVGKYCRLLYPGYKIMGLNNVTSQGWQPQTYQICLVDPVSGSVKTVHVPFHLALSDKKSERAKDMHLVKKLNALLKAKTSDPDLIEAEAKELILDIKYPATKKQALESILTSERVPLSSLTNITQTLMDNLKKQELECVDEGLLQFCANKLKLLHLYELVSKLNSQSIQKETPPSDNDLAKLLHLEEKDFHRLETLLENYKKENTPTTAQLTDEKDDVLSVKMFLEYLEYEKDVITVKNMEDGEYVALGSFFFWKCLCGESSTEEMCHALESAGFSPQTLLSLLLNLWLSKEKDILDKPDSVSCLHSMLSLLSKMKVAIDESWDTQSVSPWWQQMRTACVLSENNAAALLSAHVGHSVTAQIIDSVTEKKFSQIIVGSDTESWEALSLDTEYWKLLLKQLEDCLILQTLLHSKVTKRTKRVSSLQTEPLGRLSVKKLLEAGKGGIADTVAKWVFKQGFSPIILNVAQYKNNTDSTEESVETHNNIFLQEPETATGLERILELLQVAYQQFPCSLEVDVLHAHCSWECVVQWNKDPEEACFLNRSIDHLKCIINAHIQHGIALMMWNTFIVKRLSSATYLMDKVGKAPKDRLCRRDVGMSDAAMTAFLGCCSELLQTLLELWQADVSSDEMQAPVLDTEDAWVSVEGPVSIVELALEQKRIHYPLVEHQFVLCTVLYAIMRLSLKGVKPLSLFDSKGKNAFFKDLTSIQLLPSGDMDPNMLSIRQQFLLKVVSAAVQTLCSSQKDKEVSEEEYFPFEKGKNWPTLAADLAQYLQISEDLVRRHYVCELYSYGMDHLGEEAFLQVADKEVLASQLLILAGQRLAFALLHGQIKEGTELLTRLPPTLCTWLKAMDPQEVQNVEVPIATTAKLVSKVIEHLPENHGQYSLALNLIEAVEAIPD from the exons gaagaagaggaatCTAATTCCAAGAGCCAGAGGAATTACTGGCTTCAGGACTGTGTGTTGTCCTTGTCACCAACCAATGACCTGATGGTAATAGCTAATGAACAGAAAGCTGTCTTTTTAGTGC CTAAATGGAAGCACAGTgacaagggaaaggaggaaatgcAATATGCTGTTGGCTGGAGTGGCTCTCTGAATGTTGAAGAAGG tGAATGTGTTAGTAGCGTATTGTGTATTCCATTGGCGAGTCAGAAGAG GAGCTCCACAGGCCGCCCTGACTGGACGTGTATCGTGGTTGGCTTCACCTCTGGCTACGTTCGGTTTTACACTGAG AGTGGAGTACTGCTTCTTGCGCAGCTTTTGAATGAAGATCCTGTCCTCCAGCTAAAGTGCAGAACCTATGAGATTCCCAGGCATCCTGGTGTCACAGAACAG aatgaAGAACTAAGTATCTTGTACCCAGCAGCAATTGTGACAATTGATGGCTTCAGCCTCTTCCAGTCCCTTCGTGCGTGTCGCAATCAGGTAGCAAGAG CTGCAGCATCTGGCAATGAGAATGTTCAGCCTCCACCATTAGCTTATAAGAAATGGGGTTTACAAGATGTGGATACGATTGTTGACCATGCTAGTATTG GCATCATGACACTGTGTCCTTTTGATCAAATGAAGACTGCCTCCAATATAGGAGGATATAATGCAGCTATAAAAAACAGTCCACCTGCCATGTCCCAGTATGTTACTGTTGGAGCCAATCCTTTCACTGGGTTCTTTTTTGCCCTGGAG GGTAGCTCACAGCCACTGTTGTCTCACGTTGCCTTAGCCGTTGCAAGCAAACTGACTTCAGCATTATTTAATGCTGCCag TGGCTGGCTTGGTTGGAAGAGTAAGCATGAAGAAGAACCTGtccaaaagcaaaaaccaaaagtGGAACCTGCAACTCCATTGGCAGTGAG gTTTGGACTTCCCGACTCCCGTCGCCATGGTGAAAGGATATGTCTTTCTCCATGTAACACTTTAGCAGCAGTAACAGATGAATTTGGAAGGGTAATTTTGCTGGATGTTACAAGAGGACTTGCAGTTCGCATGTGGAAAG GATACCGTGATGCAGAAGTTGGTTGGATACAGACTGTAGAGGACCTTCAGGAGAGGGAAACTGAGAAGATGGATTCTTCTCCTTTTGGAAATGCACAGGGTCCAAGCAGGGTAGCTCAGTTCCTTGTGATCTATGCTCCAAGAAGAGGTATTCTGGAAGTGTGGAGTACACAGCAAGGGCCTCGGGTTGGAGCCTTCAATGTGGGGAAATACTGTAG GTTGTTGTATCCTGGTTATAAAATAATGGGTCTAAACAATGTGACCAGTCAGGGATGGCAGCCCCAGACTTACCAGATCTGCCTTGTTGATCCAGTCTCTGGGAGTGTAAAAACTGTCCATGTACCTTTCCATTTAGCACTGAG tgatAAAAAGAGTGAACGAGCAAAGGATATGCATCTAGTGAAGAAGTTAAATGCTTTACTCAAAGCTAAAACCTCAGATCCAG ATCTAATTGAAGCTGAAGCAAAGGAATTAATACTTGATATCAAATACCCTGCTACAAAAAAACAG GCTTTGGAAAGTATACTGACAAGTGAACGTGTGCCACTTTCATCTCTCACAAACATCACTCAGACATTAAtggataatttaaaaaaacagg agctggagTGTGTGGATGAAGGactgctgcagttctgtgcaAACAAGTTAAAGCTGTTACATCTTTATGAACTGGTTAGCAAACTAAATTCCCAAAGCATACAGAAAGAGACTCCACCTTCAGATAAT gACTTAGCTAAACTGCTTCATcttgaagaaaaagattttcatAGGCTTGAAACTTTACTGGAGAactacaagaaagaaaatactccaACTACCGCTCAGTTGACTGATGAGAAGGACGATGTGTTGTCTGTGAAAATGTTCTTGGAATATCTGGAATATGAAAAGGATGTGATTACTGTAAAAAATATGGAAGATGGAGAATATGTGGCTTTAG gcagctttttcttctggaagtgTTTGTGTGGGGAGAGTTCCACAGAGGAAATGTGTCATGCTCTGGAATCAGCAGGTTTTAGCCCACAAACCTTGTTG TCACTCCTTCTCAATTTATGGCTTTCCAAGGAAAAGGATATTCTAGACAAACCAGATTCTGTCAGTTGCCTTCACTCTATGCTGTCACTTCTGAGCAAAATGAAAG TCGCTATAGACGAGTCCTGGGACACGCAGTCGGTGTCCCCCTGGTGGCAGCAGATGCGCACGGCCTGCGTTCTGTCGGAAAACAACGCGGCTGCCCTGCTGTCCGCTCACGTGGGACACTCTGTAACTGCACAGATCATCGACAGCGTGACGGAGAAAAAG TTTTCCCAAATAATTGTAGGTTCAGACACGGAATCCTGGGAAGCACTTTCCCTTGATACTGAATATTGGAAACTTCTGCTGAAACAGTTAGAGGATTGCCTGATACTTCAAACACTACTGCACAGCAAAGTGAccaaaaggacaaaaagagTATCATCCCTCCAGACTGAGCCTTTGGGCAGACTGTCTGTTAAGAAATTACTTGAAGCTGGAAAag GAGGTATTGCTGACACTGTAGCGAAGTGGGTTTTTAAGCAAGGCTTCAGTCCTATTATACTGAATGTGGCCCAGTACAAAAACAATACAGATAGTACTGAAGAATCTGTAGAAACGCATAATAATATCTTTCTTCAGGAGCCAGAAACAGCTACAGGCTTGGAAAGAATCCTAG agCTGCTGCAGGTAGCATATCAACAATTTCCATGTAGTCTTGAAGTGGATGTACTCCATGCACATTGCTCTTGGGAATGTGTAGTGCAGTGGAATAAGGACCCAGAG gaAGCATGTTTTCTCAATAGGTCTATAGATCATCTAAAATGCATCATTAATGCTCACATTCAGCATG GTATTGCTCTGATGATGTGGAATACATTCATAGTAAAAAGGCTTTCTTCTGCTACATATCTTATGGACAAG GTTGGAAAAGCTCCAAAGGACAGATTATGCAGACGG GATGTAGGGATGAGTGATGCAGCAATGACAGCTTTTCTTGGCTGCTGTTCAGAACTTCTGCAAACTTTGCTAGAg CTGTGGCAGGCAGATGTGAGCAGTGATGAAATGCAGGCCCCTGTGCTGGACACTGAGGACGCCTGGGTGTCGGTGGAGGGCCCGGTGTCCATTGTGGAGCTGGCCCTGGAGCAGAAGCGCATCCACTACCCGCTGGTGGAGCACCAGTTCGTGCTGTGCACTGTCCTCTATGCCATCATGAGGCTCTCCTTGAAGGGTGTGAAGCCACTGTCACTGTTTGACAGCAAG ggcaaaaatgcatttttcaaagacCTTACATCAATTCAGCTGCTGCCTAGTGGGGATATGGATCCAAACATGTTATCCATACGACAGCAG TTCTTGCTCAAAGTCGTGAGTGCGGCGGTTCAAACACTGTGTTCATCACAGAAGGACAAAGAGGTCTCAGAAGAGgagtattttccttttgaaaagggGAAGAATTGGCCAACTTTGGCTGCGGACCTGGCTCAATATCTTCAGATCTCTGAGGATCTGGTCAGAAGGCATTATGTCTGTGAACTGTACAGTTATGGGATGGATCATCTTGGTGAAGAG gcCTTCCTGCAGGTGGCTGACAAAGAAGTGCTGGCATCCCAGCTGCTCATCCTGGCTGGGCAGAGGCTGGCCTTCGCCCTGCTCCATGGACAGATCAAGGAGGGCACGGAGCTCCTCACCAGGCTTCCTCCAACACTGTGCACTTGGCTCAAAGCTATG GACCCCCAGGAAGTTCAGAATGTGGAAGTGCCAATTGCAACGACCGCCAAGCTGGTGAGCAAAGTGATCGAGCACCTGCCCGAGAACCACGGGCAGTACAGCCTGGCCCTCAACCTCATCGAGGCCGTCGAGGCCATCCCAGACTGA